In one Aromatoleum aromaticum EbN1 genomic region, the following are encoded:
- the purE gene encoding 5-(carboxyamino)imidazole ribonucleotide mutase, which translates to MSDKPLVGIIMGSNSDWPTMQAAAKMLAEFDVPYEARVVSAHRTPDLMFVYADSARERGLKAIIAGAGGAAHLPGMVAAKTTLPVLGVPVQSKALSGQDSLLSIVQMPKGIPVATFAIGEAGAANAALFAIALLANEDTALAEKLAAFRARQTQAVLDMTLDPI; encoded by the coding sequence ATGAGCGACAAGCCCCTCGTCGGGATCATCATGGGCTCGAATTCCGACTGGCCGACGATGCAGGCGGCGGCGAAGATGCTCGCCGAATTCGACGTGCCGTACGAGGCCCGCGTGGTGTCCGCCCACCGCACGCCCGACCTGATGTTCGTCTATGCTGACAGCGCGCGCGAACGCGGCCTCAAGGCGATCATCGCCGGCGCAGGCGGCGCGGCCCATCTACCCGGCATGGTCGCGGCGAAGACGACGCTGCCCGTGCTCGGCGTGCCGGTGCAGTCGAAGGCGCTGTCGGGGCAGGATTCGCTGCTGTCGATCGTGCAGATGCCGAAAGGCATCCCGGTCGCGACTTTCGCGATCGGTGAAGCCGGTGCGGCAAATGCGGCGCTTTTCGCCATCGCGCTGCTCGCCAACGAGGATACCGCGCTCGCCGAAAAACTCGCCGCGTTCCGCGCCCGCCAGACGCAGGCGGTGCTCGATATGACCCTGGACCCGATATGA
- the folD gene encoding bifunctional methylenetetrahydrofolate dehydrogenase/methenyltetrahydrofolate cyclohydrolase FolD, whose amino-acid sequence MTARILDGNALSARVRGELAERAAALADGGVQPCLAVILVGVNPASAVYVRNKVAACEKAGIRSLRFDFAADVDAAEVMAKIAELNADSAVHGVLVQLPLPKQFNEAEVLEAIRVEKDVDGFHAENVGRLSQGQEAFLPCTPHGVMKMLEAGGVPVQGAEAVVIGRSNIVGKPMAMLLTNAGATVTVTHSKTRDLAFHTRRADILVAAIGKPRFVTGDMIKPGAVVIDVGINRLTEGPDAGKLCGDVDFESAKEVASLITPVPGGVGPMTITMLLANTVESAERVARSKG is encoded by the coding sequence ATGACCGCTCGCATTCTTGACGGCAACGCCCTTTCCGCGCGCGTCCGCGGCGAACTCGCCGAGCGCGCCGCTGCCCTTGCCGACGGGGGTGTGCAGCCGTGTCTCGCGGTGATCCTGGTCGGCGTGAACCCCGCGTCGGCTGTGTACGTGCGCAACAAGGTTGCCGCGTGCGAGAAAGCGGGCATCCGTTCGCTGCGTTTCGATTTTGCCGCCGATGTCGATGCCGCCGAAGTCATGGCGAAAATCGCCGAGCTGAATGCCGATTCCGCGGTGCATGGCGTCCTCGTGCAGCTGCCGTTGCCGAAGCAGTTCAATGAAGCCGAAGTGCTCGAGGCGATCCGCGTCGAGAAGGACGTCGACGGCTTCCACGCCGAGAACGTCGGCCGCCTGTCCCAGGGCCAGGAGGCGTTTCTGCCGTGCACGCCGCACGGCGTCATGAAGATGCTCGAAGCCGGGGGCGTGCCGGTGCAGGGCGCCGAAGCGGTCGTCATCGGCCGCTCGAACATCGTCGGCAAGCCGATGGCGATGCTGCTGACCAACGCCGGGGCGACCGTCACCGTCACCCACTCGAAGACGCGCGACCTTGCGTTCCACACCCGCCGCGCCGACATCCTCGTCGCCGCGATCGGCAAGCCGCGCTTCGTCACCGGCGACATGATCAAGCCGGGGGCGGTCGTCATCGACGTCGGCATCAACCGCCTGACCGAAGGGCCGGATGCCGGCAAGCTGTGCGGCGACGTCGACTTCGAATCGGCGAAGGAGGTGGCGTCGCTGATCACGCCGGTACCGGGCGGCGTCGGCCCGATGACGATCACGATGCTGCTCGCGAACACCGTCGAGTCGGCCGAGCGCGTCGCGCGCAGCAAAGGTTGA
- a CDS encoding indolepyruvate oxidoreductase subunit beta → MSKVTNILVCGVGGQGVMTATEILAEAAISLGFDVKKTEVAGMSQRGGVVTSHLRFGSEVLSPQILPGEADLLVGFESAEALRWGHMLRSGGVALVNSGRIVPPVVNIGLFAYPEEPVAQMRALGLRVHDFDATALAVQLGNIRLGNTVMLGASSDWLPFPAEVLREAVLARFGSRKPTLVDANREAFEAGRRAVAGETLAA, encoded by the coding sequence ATGTCGAAAGTGACCAACATTCTCGTGTGCGGCGTTGGCGGGCAGGGCGTCATGACTGCCACCGAAATCCTCGCCGAAGCGGCAATCTCGCTCGGCTTCGACGTCAAGAAAACCGAAGTCGCCGGCATGAGCCAGCGCGGCGGCGTCGTCACGTCGCACCTGCGCTTCGGCTCCGAGGTGCTGTCGCCGCAGATTCTTCCCGGCGAAGCCGACCTGCTGGTCGGCTTCGAGTCGGCTGAAGCGCTGCGCTGGGGTCACATGCTGCGCTCCGGCGGGGTCGCGCTCGTCAACAGCGGGCGCATCGTCCCGCCGGTCGTCAATATCGGGCTGTTCGCCTATCCCGAGGAACCCGTCGCGCAGATGCGCGCGCTCGGCCTGCGGGTGCACGACTTCGACGCGACGGCGCTCGCGGTGCAGCTCGGCAACATCCGGCTCGGCAATACCGTAATGCTCGGCGCGAGTTCGGACTGGCTGCCGTTCCCGGCGGAAGTGCTGCGCGAAGCGGTGCTGGCACGCTTCGGCAGCCGCAAACCGACGCTCGTCGACGCCAATCGCGAAGCGTTCGAAGCCGGCCGGCGCGCGGTCGCGGGAGAAACGCTCGCCGCGTGA
- a CDS encoding thiamine pyrophosphate-dependent enzyme, whose translation MSASQPVPAAARLFLSGNEAVARAVWEAGTRVAAAYPGTPSTEILEVLAKYPDLYTEWSVNEKVALEVALGASMVGARAFCAMKHVGLNVASDALMTMTVTGTEGGLVIAVADDVGMSSSQNEQDSRYWGRFAHLPVLEPADSQEAYAMTRAAFELSERFRTPVILRLTTRICHVKGVVAAGAREAVEPGGFKKDPRRWVMVPGNAKPRLPLMFEREAAVRAEAENSPLNFVVEGTDRRIGFVTSGPAFMHVREAFPDAPVFKLGLSCPPPLESLGKFAATVDTVLVVEETEPLLETELKAAGIACHGKDVLPRTGELTPDALHLGVARLRGEVVVEPEHVVPQQVFPRPPTMCVACPHLGVYYTLSQMRNVMIAGDIGCYTLGAGHPWNALDSCISMGASMGTALGMDKGRGKVDENKKVVAVIGDSTFMHMGMQGLLDITWNRGNVTVLLLDNRAVGMTGGQDNPGSGRDLHGEETTRVDFAKLCEALGVKKERIRVLDPYQLPVLFKALREETKIEEPSVIITDRPCVLIDHYAPTKPYLVKEDRCTGCGNCVDVGCPAIHVTRRDKEVKASGKEVDLSFVRIDTSACTGCGLCVQPCAPEAIIHAEPVQTLQPVQFVRK comes from the coding sequence ATGTCTGCGTCCCAGCCCGTGCCGGCAGCGGCCCGGCTTTTCCTGTCCGGCAACGAAGCCGTGGCGCGTGCAGTGTGGGAGGCCGGCACTCGTGTCGCCGCCGCCTATCCTGGTACTCCGTCGACCGAAATTCTCGAGGTGCTGGCGAAGTATCCCGACCTGTACACGGAATGGTCGGTCAATGAGAAGGTCGCGCTCGAAGTCGCGCTCGGCGCTTCGATGGTCGGTGCGCGCGCGTTCTGCGCGATGAAGCACGTCGGCCTGAATGTCGCGTCCGACGCGCTGATGACGATGACCGTGACCGGCACCGAAGGCGGCCTCGTGATCGCCGTCGCCGACGACGTCGGCATGTCGTCGTCGCAGAACGAGCAGGACTCGCGCTACTGGGGGCGCTTCGCGCACCTGCCGGTGCTCGAGCCGGCCGACTCGCAGGAAGCCTATGCGATGACGCGTGCGGCGTTCGAACTCTCCGAGCGCTTTCGCACGCCGGTGATCCTGCGCCTGACGACGCGCATCTGCCACGTCAAGGGTGTCGTCGCCGCCGGCGCGCGCGAGGCGGTCGAGCCGGGCGGCTTCAAGAAAGACCCGCGCCGCTGGGTGATGGTGCCGGGCAACGCAAAACCGCGCCTGCCGCTGATGTTCGAACGTGAAGCCGCGGTGCGCGCGGAGGCCGAGAATTCACCGTTGAACTTCGTTGTCGAGGGCACTGACCGGCGCATCGGCTTCGTGACTTCCGGCCCGGCGTTCATGCACGTGCGCGAGGCTTTCCCCGATGCGCCGGTCTTCAAGCTGGGTCTTTCCTGTCCGCCGCCGCTCGAAAGCCTGGGCAAATTCGCCGCGACCGTCGACACCGTGCTGGTCGTCGAGGAGACCGAGCCGCTGCTCGAGACCGAGCTCAAGGCCGCCGGCATCGCATGCCACGGCAAGGATGTGCTGCCGCGTACCGGCGAGCTCACACCCGACGCGCTGCACCTCGGCGTCGCCCGCTTGCGCGGCGAAGTCGTCGTCGAGCCGGAGCACGTCGTGCCCCAGCAAGTGTTCCCGCGTCCGCCGACGATGTGCGTCGCGTGCCCGCATCTCGGCGTCTATTACACGCTGTCGCAGATGCGCAACGTGATGATCGCCGGCGACATCGGCTGCTACACGCTCGGCGCGGGCCATCCGTGGAACGCGCTCGATTCCTGCATCTCGATGGGCGCGTCGATGGGCACCGCGCTCGGCATGGACAAGGGCCGCGGCAAGGTCGATGAGAACAAGAAGGTCGTCGCGGTCATCGGCGACTCGACTTTCATGCACATGGGCATGCAGGGCCTGCTCGACATCACGTGGAACCGCGGCAACGTCACGGTGCTGCTGCTCGACAACCGCGCCGTCGGCATGACCGGCGGGCAGGACAACCCCGGCAGCGGGCGCGACCTCCACGGCGAGGAAACCACGCGCGTCGATTTCGCCAAGCTGTGCGAGGCGCTCGGCGTGAAGAAGGAGCGCATCCGCGTCCTCGATCCGTACCAGCTGCCGGTGCTGTTCAAGGCGCTGCGCGAAGAGACGAAGATCGAGGAGCCGTCGGTCATCATCACCGATCGCCCGTGCGTGCTGATCGACCATTACGCGCCGACGAAGCCGTACCTGGTGAAGGAGGATCGCTGCACCGGCTGCGGCAACTGCGTCGATGTCGGCTGTCCGGCGATCCACGTGACACGTCGCGACAAGGAGGTCAAGGCATCCGGCAAGGAAGTCGACCTCTCGTTCGTGCGCATCGACACTTCGGCCTGCACCGGTTGCGGCCTGTGCGTTCAGCCGTGCGCGCCCGAAGCGATCATCCACGCCGAGCCCGTGCAAACGCTGCAGCCCGTGCAGTTCGTCAGGAAATGA
- a CDS encoding response regulator transcription factor, which yields MSQSSGVPDQNIYIVDDDEALRDSLVWLLESSGYRAVAFESAEQFLAAYQPAMTGCLVLDVRMPGMSGFELFDELRRQSSTLPVIFITGHGDVPMAVSAVKKGAVDFIEKPFGDRDMLGLIEGCLAAEQESRGKRRLEAETTRRLGSLTQREREVLDLIIAGKLNKQIADVLGISIKTVEVHRARVMEKMGAHSLAKLVRHVICAEPDTAR from the coding sequence GTGAGCCAATCGTCCGGCGTGCCTGACCAGAACATCTACATCGTCGACGACGACGAGGCGCTGCGCGATTCGCTCGTGTGGCTGCTCGAATCGAGCGGCTACCGCGCTGTCGCCTTCGAATCGGCGGAGCAGTTTCTCGCCGCGTACCAGCCGGCGATGACCGGCTGCCTGGTGCTCGACGTGCGGATGCCCGGCATGAGCGGTTTCGAACTGTTCGACGAACTACGCCGGCAGAGTTCGACGCTGCCGGTGATTTTCATCACCGGGCACGGGGACGTGCCGATGGCGGTGTCGGCGGTGAAGAAAGGCGCAGTCGATTTCATCGAGAAACCGTTCGGCGACCGCGACATGCTCGGGCTGATCGAAGGGTGTCTCGCCGCCGAACAGGAAAGCCGCGGCAAGCGCCGGCTCGAAGCGGAGACTACGCGCCGCCTCGGCAGCCTGACCCAGCGCGAACGCGAAGTGCTCGACCTGATCATCGCCGGCAAGCTCAACAAGCAGATCGCCGACGTCCTCGGCATCAGCATCAAGACCGTCGAAGTGCATCGCGCAAGAGTGATGGAAAAGATGGGCGCTCACTCGCTCGCCAAGCTCGTGCGGCATGTGATTTGCGCCGAGCCGGACACCGCGCGCTGA
- a CDS encoding PAS domain-containing sensor histidine kinase: protein MNDLDSSRFTRARWYWTAPYVAVGVFALTMLALVWLLQTREAESERNAVARDVQWAEQTMRLHMQGTEEFLGQLARDLAADALDMDGFQVRANQHIANNAELVNIVWVGPEEAVRWSAPFDTTDWLVGDGLSGLQTQAFYRARELSRPSYGAPYANPRDKVVLEVYVPARRGREFLGAVVGVYSIDRMVRHLVPSWFAEKYRLALISDKGESLAVNSRVRDLDESVSYQIPLDPPGNGLTLRATAFRTGSQLPHALPTAMILGLSVIVLWSLWLLRTHVQRRVQVEKERDRLFNLSLDLLCIVGLDGVFRRANPAFERILGYAPDDLPGHPLLDLVHPDDVSDTVEQMRRLSGGEPVSLENRCRCVDGSFKWLAWSINPVREEKLVYAVAHDITGRKAGEDALRAESSFRKAMEESVVTGMRAIDLDGRITYANAAFCRMVGFEPEELIGVSRPFPYWPLEDLQLCSDNLDLTLLGRAPPAGFEMRIRRKNGERLDARFYLSPLIDNSGTQTGWMASVTDITEPKRIRAALEAAHERFEAVLDGLEAAVFVADAGSDEILFANRAFKSIHGFDAVGRTVQGVAVPQPERGDYRLDPRALKPADVPRELFDGELQHPLSGRWYHVRERATRWVDGRVVRMGIATDITERKQTAEVSRQQAERLQRTSRLITMGEMASTLAHELNQPLAAIANYCMGCVTRIQSGNVRSEDLLVAMQKASFQAERAGKIIRRVREFVKKSEPRRSAVQIGEVLDDAIGFAEIDARRMSSRIVADVAAGLPAVFADRIMIEQVVLNLVKNGLDSMSDLPRDQRVLVVRARALGPSAIEVSVMDRGHGIDEDARARLFTPFYTTKTEGMGMGLNICRSIIEFHDGRLVVDSNPEGGTIFSFTLPTEVASEPIVRRA, encoded by the coding sequence ATGAACGACCTCGATTCGTCCCGTTTCACGCGAGCCCGCTGGTACTGGACCGCGCCGTACGTGGCGGTGGGCGTGTTCGCGCTGACGATGCTCGCGCTGGTGTGGCTGCTGCAGACGCGCGAAGCCGAGAGCGAGCGCAACGCGGTGGCGCGCGACGTCCAGTGGGCGGAGCAGACGATGCGCCTGCACATGCAGGGCACCGAGGAGTTTCTCGGGCAGCTCGCGCGCGACCTGGCCGCCGACGCGCTCGACATGGACGGTTTCCAGGTGCGCGCGAACCAGCACATCGCGAACAACGCCGAGCTGGTGAACATCGTGTGGGTCGGCCCGGAAGAGGCGGTGCGCTGGTCGGCGCCGTTCGACACCACCGACTGGCTCGTCGGCGACGGGCTGTCCGGGCTGCAGACGCAGGCGTTCTACCGCGCGCGCGAACTTTCACGGCCGAGTTATGGCGCGCCCTATGCGAATCCGCGCGACAAGGTGGTGCTCGAAGTCTATGTGCCGGCGCGGCGCGGGCGCGAATTCCTCGGCGCGGTGGTCGGCGTGTATTCGATCGACCGCATGGTCCGCCACCTCGTGCCGAGCTGGTTTGCCGAGAAATACCGGCTCGCGCTGATCAGCGACAAGGGCGAAAGCCTCGCGGTCAATTCGCGCGTGCGCGATCTCGACGAGAGCGTGTCGTACCAGATCCCGCTCGATCCGCCGGGCAACGGGCTGACGTTGCGGGCCACCGCGTTCCGCACCGGCAGCCAGCTGCCTCACGCCTTGCCGACGGCGATGATCCTCGGCCTGTCGGTGATCGTGCTGTGGAGCCTGTGGCTGCTGCGCACCCACGTGCAGCGCCGCGTGCAGGTCGAGAAGGAACGCGACCGCCTCTTCAACCTGTCGCTCGACCTGCTGTGCATCGTCGGCCTCGATGGCGTGTTCCGCCGCGCGAACCCCGCATTCGAGCGGATTCTCGGCTACGCCCCTGACGATCTGCCTGGCCACCCGTTGCTCGATCTGGTGCACCCCGACGACGTCTCGGACACTGTCGAGCAGATGCGCCGGCTGTCGGGCGGCGAGCCGGTGAGCCTGGAGAACCGTTGCCGCTGCGTCGACGGCAGCTTCAAGTGGCTCGCGTGGAGCATCAACCCGGTGCGCGAGGAGAAGCTCGTCTACGCCGTCGCGCACGACATCACCGGTCGCAAGGCGGGCGAGGATGCGCTGCGCGCCGAGTCGTCGTTCCGCAAGGCGATGGAGGAATCGGTCGTCACCGGGATGCGCGCGATCGATCTCGACGGACGCATCACCTACGCGAATGCCGCTTTTTGCCGCATGGTCGGCTTCGAGCCCGAGGAACTCATCGGCGTGTCGCGGCCGTTCCCGTACTGGCCGCTCGAGGACCTGCAGCTGTGCAGCGACAACCTCGACCTGACCCTGCTCGGGCGTGCGCCGCCCGCAGGGTTCGAGATGCGCATCCGGCGCAAGAACGGCGAGCGGCTCGACGCGCGCTTCTACCTGTCCCCGCTGATCGACAACAGCGGCACGCAGACCGGCTGGATGGCGTCGGTGACCGACATCACCGAGCCCAAGCGCATCCGCGCGGCGCTCGAAGCCGCCCACGAGCGCTTCGAGGCGGTGCTCGACGGGCTCGAAGCGGCGGTGTTCGTCGCCGACGCAGGCAGCGACGAAATCCTGTTCGCGAACCGCGCATTCAAGAGCATCCATGGTTTCGATGCGGTCGGACGGACGGTGCAGGGGGTCGCGGTGCCGCAGCCCGAGCGCGGCGACTACCGGCTCGATCCGCGCGCCCTCAAGCCCGCCGACGTGCCGCGCGAACTCTTCGATGGCGAACTGCAGCATCCGCTGTCGGGACGCTGGTACCACGTGCGCGAGCGCGCGACCCGCTGGGTCGACGGCCGCGTCGTGCGCATGGGAATCGCTACCGACATCACCGAGCGCAAGCAGACGGCTGAAGTCTCGCGCCAGCAGGCCGAGCGCCTGCAGCGCACGTCGCGCCTGATCACGATGGGCGAGATGGCTTCGACGCTGGCGCACGAGCTCAACCAGCCGCTGGCGGCGATCGCGAACTATTGCATGGGCTGCGTGACCCGCATCCAGTCGGGGAACGTCCGCAGCGAAGACCTGCTCGTGGCGATGCAGAAAGCGAGCTTCCAGGCCGAGCGGGCCGGCAAGATCATCCGGCGCGTGCGCGAGTTCGTGAAGAAGAGCGAGCCGCGTCGCAGCGCGGTGCAGATCGGCGAGGTGCTCGACGACGCGATCGGGTTCGCCGAGATCGACGCCAGACGGATGAGCTCGCGCATCGTCGCGGATGTCGCGGCAGGACTGCCGGCAGTGTTTGCCGACCGCATCATGATCGAGCAGGTCGTGCTGAATCTCGTCAAGAACGGCCTCGATTCGATGTCCGACCTGCCGCGCGACCAACGCGTGCTGGTCGTGCGTGCGCGTGCGCTCGGGCCGAGCGCCATCGAAGTGTCGGTCATGGACCGCGGTCACGGCATCGACGAGGACGCTCGTGCACGCCTCTTCACGCCGTTCTACACGACCAAGACCGAAGGGATGGGGATGGGGCTGAACATCTGCCGTTCGATCATCGAGTTCCACGATGGGCGCCTGGTAGTCGACTCGAACCCCGAAGGCGGTACCATCTTCTCCTTTACGCTGCCTACCGAGGTTGCCAGTGAGCCAATCGTCCGGCGTGCCTGA
- a CDS encoding ABC transporter substrate-binding protein gives MPRLILALLCLLALSVQAAPPLRIGVSGPFTGGSSPMGISMREGIRIAAAEINAGGGVLGRPIELVERDDEARNERGAQVVQELIEKEHVVAGLGIVNTGVALASQRAYQHARIPVITSVATGSVITKQFVPPQYPDNFVFRISANDTLQAAMIVMEAIDRRGLKRVSIFHDATNYGQLGREDLERALAARGVHPVTVERFQIRESDMTTQLRRAREAGAEAILTYGIGPELAQIANGMARMNWRVPLIGSWTLAMSNFIDNAGPNAEGARMPQTFIAEPTTPGRRAFLDAWKKSSGSARIPVPPAAAQGYDSLLLLAAAIRQAGSTEGDRIREALEELREKVEGVIMTYHQPFSKDNHETITSVHDIFMGEVRDGKVVFAYDEDRRRASGK, from the coding sequence GTGCCACGCCTGATCCTTGCCCTATTGTGCCTGCTCGCGCTGTCGGTCCAAGCCGCGCCACCGCTGCGGATCGGCGTGTCCGGTCCCTTCACGGGCGGCTCGAGCCCGATGGGCATCTCGATGCGCGAGGGGATCCGCATCGCCGCGGCCGAAATCAACGCCGGCGGCGGCGTCCTCGGCCGGCCCATCGAACTCGTCGAACGCGACGACGAGGCGCGCAACGAGCGCGGCGCCCAGGTCGTCCAGGAACTCATCGAGAAGGAGCACGTCGTCGCCGGCCTCGGCATCGTCAACACCGGCGTCGCGCTCGCGAGCCAGCGCGCATACCAGCACGCGCGCATTCCGGTGATCACGTCGGTGGCGACCGGCTCGGTCATCACGAAGCAGTTCGTACCGCCGCAATATCCGGACAATTTCGTCTTCCGCATCTCCGCCAACGACACGCTGCAGGCGGCGATGATCGTCATGGAGGCGATCGACCGGCGCGGCCTGAAGCGGGTGTCGATCTTCCACGATGCGACCAATTACGGCCAGCTCGGACGCGAGGACCTGGAGCGGGCACTCGCCGCACGCGGCGTCCATCCGGTCACGGTCGAGCGCTTCCAGATCCGCGAATCCGACATGACGACGCAGCTGCGCCGCGCACGCGAGGCCGGCGCCGAAGCGATCCTGACCTACGGCATCGGCCCCGAACTCGCGCAGATCGCCAACGGCATGGCGCGGATGAACTGGCGCGTGCCGCTGATCGGCAGCTGGACGCTGGCGATGTCGAACTTCATCGACAACGCCGGGCCAAACGCCGAGGGCGCGCGGATGCCGCAGACCTTCATCGCCGAGCCGACGACGCCAGGGCGCCGCGCGTTCCTCGACGCCTGGAAAAAATCCAGCGGCAGCGCGCGTATCCCGGTGCCGCCGGCCGCGGCGCAAGGGTATGATTCCCTCCTATTGCTCGCCGCCGCAATCCGGCAGGCAGGCAGCACGGAAGGCGACCGGATACGCGAGGCGCTTGAAGAACTGCGCGAGAAGGTCGAGGGAGTCATCATGACTTATCACCAGCCCTTCTCGAAGGACAACCACGAGACCATCACCAGCGTCCATGACATTTTCATGGGCGAGGTACGAGACGGCAAAGTGGTGTTCGCCTACGACGAGGATCGGCGCAGAGCGTCAGGCAAATGA